The nucleotide window GCTGTGCGCGGTGTGGCTGCTGCTGCCCGGGTCGATCTGGCTGCGGCTCTCGCTGGTCCTGATGGCCGCCCTGGTCGCGTACTTCTACTCGTGCGCGTACATGGAGGAGAGCGTCGAACACCGGCTCGGCCGCCAGGGCTTCCCGCACAACACCGGACGCCGCATCCGCGCCGAGGCCGCCGAGGCGAAGAACGCCGAGGTGACCGCGCGCTACCTCGCGCGCTACCGGACGTCGCCGGAGGGTTAGTTAGAGTCGGGATCGATGAGACGCAAGCTCCGCCCGCCGATCCCGCCCCGCCACGGGCTGGACCCCGCCCGGCTCAAACTGCCCGACGGCACATGGCCGACGCTGCTGGCGCACCTCGTCGACCGGCTCCCGCGCGTCACGCCGGACCGCATCGAGCAGATGCTGCGCGAAGAACGCATCCACGGCACCGACGGCCCGCTCGGCGTCGACACGCCGTACGCGCCCGGCTCGTTCATCTGGTTCCACCGCGACCTGCCCGACGAGGTGCCGGTGCCGTTCGCGATCGACGTCGTGCACCGCGACGAGCACCTGCTCGTCGTCGACAAGCCGCACTTCCTGGCGACCATCCCGCGCGGGCAGCACATCCTGGAGACCGCGCTCGTGCGGTTGCGCCGCGACCTCGACCTGCCGCACCTGTCGCCGGCGCACCGGCTGGACCGCGTCACCGCGGGGCTGGTGATGTTCGTGATCACGCCCGAGGTGCGCGGCAGGTACCAGACGCTGTTCCGCGACCGCCGGGTGCACAAGGAGTACGAGGCGATCGCGCCGCACGACCCGGCGCTCGCCCTGCCCCGGACCGTCCGCAGCCGGATCGTCAAGGACCGCGGGGTGCTGGCCGCGCGCGAGGTGCCGGGCGAACCGAACGCCGAGACGTACGTCGAGCTGCTCGAACACCGCGACGGCCGGGGCCGGTACCGGCTGGTCCCGTCGACCGGCCGGACCCACCAGCTGCGCGTGCACCTGAGCGGCCTCGGCATCCCGATCCTCGGCGACGACTTCTACCCGCAGCTGCGCGAGAAACCCCTGGGCGACTTCACGAAGCCGCTGCAGCTGCTGGCCAGGGTCCTCGACTTCGACGACCCCCTGACCGGCGCGCACCGCCGGTTCACCAGCGCGCGGCGGCTGACCGCCTGGGACGACCCCGAGGCCTGGGCGGCGTCCCCGGCGTGAACCGGGGACGCCCTGCCTTCACCTGCGCCAGAACTTGACCCCGCTCCACTGCACCGTGACCGGCCCGGCGCCGCTGGCCGTGCGGTAGCTGCCGAACTTGTCGTAGTAGCTGCCGCTCGCGCTCGAGATCGTCTGCTTCAGCGAGCCGTTGAGGTACACCTTGTGCGAGCTGCCGACCTGGTTGATCGTGTTCACCCGCACCGACGTGCCGACGGTCGCGCCGCTGCCCAGCGTCGCCCCGCCCTCCACCGCGTACAGCCGGCCACCCTTCTCGACGGCGAGCATGAAGTACGGCCCGGCGTTGGCGCCGTCCCGGAAGGTCTGCTTGAGGCTGATCCGGGAGCCGGTCATGCTGGTGATCTTGAAGGAGCCTTCGAACTGGTGGGTGCCGCCGGTGTAGGTGGTGTAGCGGCGTTCCGCGCGCTGGTCGCCGCTGCCGGTCGAGCAGGTGAGCTGGAAGGTCAGCCCGGAGATCTGGCCGCACCCCCGCTCCTGCTCGGTGTAGCCCGGCGACTCCGGGGTCCACGGACCAGTGCCGACCTGGGCCTCCGCCACCGGGGTGAGCACCGCGAGCCCCAGCGCCGCCACCGCGAGCACGCCCGCACCGTGAAGTCTGCGCACCGTCAACCTCCTGTGTCACTCGAGGCGGCGGTGGCTCGGCAAAAGGTCCAGACCTTTATCCGGCGTGGCACCGACTGTACGAGCCCAGGCCGCGCCGGACAAGACCCACTTCGCACCCACGCGGTGTGTCGGAAGTTTTCTCCGGCGGCCGTGTCGAATCCCGCTTGCGCCGTTCGACAGACTCGTGGAAGCACGATTCACTCACGAGGAGCACCGCATGCGCACCCTGATCTCCACCTCGTTCGTCTCGCTCGACGGCGTCGTCGAAGCCCCCGGCGGCGAGCCGGGCTACCGCAACGCGGGCTGGACGTTCCAGGACATCGAGTTCGACCCGGCCGCCTACGCGATCAAGGGCAGCGAGCAGGAGGAAGCCACGGCGCTGCTGCTGGGCCGGGTCAGCTACGAGGCGTTCGCGCCGGTCTGGCCGGGGATGACCGTGGAGTTCGCCGGCTACAACGCGATGCCCAAGTACGTCGTGTCGACGACGCTCGAGAAGGAGGACCTCGTGGACACGTGGGGCGAGATCACCATCCTCCGTTCCCTGGACGACGTCGCGGCACTGAAGGAGACCGAGGGCGGGCCGATCATCGTCAACGGCAGCGCCACCCTCAACCGCGCCCTGGCCGACGCGGGCCTGATCGACCGCTACCACCTGCTCGTCTTCCCGGTCCTGCTCGGCGCCGGCAAGCGGCTGTTCAGCGACAGTGACAAGGACAAGCAGAACCTGAAGCTCGTCGAGAGCGAGGCGTACGGCAACGGCGTCCAGAAGCTGGTCTACGACGTGCAGCACTGACCGGCCGGGTTCGGCGATGTTTCACGTAGAACATCTGTTCGAATGTGGTGTACGGTCGGGGTCATGACGACCCCGGCACTGCAGGCCTCGCTGTTCGGCGAGTCCGGCCCCGTCACGCTGCACGCACTGGCCCCGCGCCGGACCGAACTCGGCTCCGGGGCGTGGGTCGACGTGCAGCCGGGCTGGCTCGCCGGCGCCGACGAGGTGTTCGCCGAACTCGTCGCCGGTGTTCCGTGGCAGGCGGAGCGGCGCAAGATGTACGACCGGGTGGTCGACGTCCCACGGCTGCTGTGCTTCTACCGCGAGGCGGAGCCGCTCCCCCACCCCGTGCTGGCCCGGGCTCGCACGGAGCTGAGCGAGCACTACGCGCGCGAACTCGGCGAGCCGTTCCGCACGGCCGGCCTGTGCTACTACCGCGACGGCCGCGACAGCGTCGCCTGGCACGGCGACACGATCGGCCGTGGCAGCACCGAGGACACGATGGTCGCGATCCTTTCCGTGGGCACGGCCCGCCACCTGACACTGCGCCCCCGCGGCGGCGGCGAGTCGCACCGGTACGCCCTCGGCCACGGCGACCTGATCGTCATGGGCGGCTCGTGCCAGCGCACGTGGGAACACGCCGTCCCGAAGACCACCCGGGCGGCCGGGCCACGGATCAGCATCCAGTTCCGGCCTCGCGGCGTGCGCTGAGCTTTTCTCCTACGGTGGCGGCGTGTTCTCGCTCGCGGAGCCTCCGCTGTTCACCCGGCCGCGGCCCGCTCGCCTTCGCCCTGCGCGCCCAGGGCAAGGAAGTCCGTTTCGCGAACCTGGCGTTCAGCGACCTGAACCGGCTCGAGCTGGACGACTGAATCGCGCCGGACGTCGCGCGGGTGCGGCCCGGCAGCGCGGGCCACGACGGCCACTTCCCCGAGCGCACCCTGGCAGCGTGGCTCGAAACGCAGGGGTGGCCGCCGGTCGTGCACGCCTTCCCCCGCGCCCGGCCGCTGCGGGAAGCCTACGAAGCTCTCGTCGACGACGGCACGGACATCCTGCTGCGCGGGGACGAGTCCGGGCTCGGCACCCCCGAAGAGGACATGGCCGGCCTCGCCGCGGTGACCGCGCGACCCCGGACCGGCCGAGCATCGTCCAGGGCCAGATCGCCGCCGCGCTGCGGGGTGAGTTCGGGGACGTGCACGGCACCACCCGCACCGCGGGCAGCGAGCTGTTCGTGAACCCGCTGATGGGGGTCTACTTCGCCGCGGACCTGCCGGCCCTGGCCGCCGGGGTCGGCTACCTCGCGCAGCTCGCGACGACGAACACCGCCGCCGAGGTCGCCATGGTCATCGAAGCGCACCAGGACCGCGTCCCGCACCCGACCCGTCAGTCCACCAGCACCGGCAGCTCGTCCAGGCCGTACACAATGGACACCTTGCGGAACGACAGGCGCTCCTCCGGCACCGCGAGCCGCAGGTTCGGGAAGCGGCGGATCAGGGCCGGGTACGCCGTGCGCAGCTCCATGCGGGCCAGCTCCGCGCCGATGCAGCGGTGGATCCCGTAGCTGAACGCCAGGTGCGACGTCGGCTCGCGGGTGGCGTCGAACGTCTCCATGTCCGGGCCCAGCTTCGGGTCGCGGTCCGCGGCCGACAGCGACACCAGCACGATGTCGCCCTCGGCGATGTGGACGCCGCCGATGTCCATGTCCTCCTTGGCGAACCGCGGGAACGCCATCTGCACCACCGTCAGGTAGCGCAGCAGCTCCTCCACGAAACGGTGCACGGACTCGTCGTCGCCGCGGACGGCGTCCATCGCCTTCTCGTCGCGCAGCAGCACCAGCGCCCCGAGCGCCAGCATGCTCGCCGTCGTCTCCAGGCCGCCGGTGAGCACGCCGTCGGCCAGGCCGGCCAGCTCGCGGTCGTCGATCTCGTCGCCGTGTTCCTTGATCAGCATGCCGAGCAGGCCGTCCCCGGGCTGCTCGCGCTGCTTCTTGACGATGTCGAGCAGGTACGTCAGCGACTCCGACATCGCGCCGAGCGACGCGCCCGCACCGCCGAACAGGTCGAAGCGGGCCGTGCTCAGCCGCTGGAAGTCCTCGCGGTCCTCATAGGACACGCCGAGCAGCTCGCAGATGGTCAGCGACGGGATCGGCAGCGCGAACGCCTGCCACAGGTCGACCGGGCCGTCGGTGGCGGCCATCGCGTCGAGCTGCTCGGCGACGATCTCGTCGATGCGCGGCGCCAGCCGGTTCAGGCGGCGCATGGTGAACTCCGGCGTGAGCAGCTTCCGCAGCCGCGTGTGCACCGGCGGGTCCGCGAAGCCGAGCCCGCCCGGGTTCTGGTCGGCGGTCACGCCGGCGTTGCCGACGAGGTTGCCGAAGTCGCTGGAGAACCCGGTGGCCTTCCCGAGGACGGCCTTCGCCTCGTCGTAGCCGGTGACGAGCCAGGCGTTCATCCCGAACGGCAGGTCGAGCTTGCCGATCGGTGCCTCGCTCCGCCGCGCGGCCATGTCGGGGACCGGGTCGAGGCCGTCCCGCTTCAGCGGCAGCAGCGCCGAATCGGGCAGGAGGGACGACATCTTCTCGAGGTCGAACCCTTTTTTCGACTGCCGGGCGAGGTAGCGCCGGCCGACCCAGCCCAGGAACCGTGAGCGGAGACTCCCCATGGGACCGACAGTACCGTACTAGCCCGATCGGGTGACGAGCGGCGAGACGGGGTTCACGCCGGCTTCCGGGCGAGCACGTACGCCTGCGGCGCTTTCTCGAACGACCCCTGCGGCTCCCGCACCAGCCGCGCTTCCACGACCAGCCCGGCGGCGACGCACAGCTCGGCGACGAAGTCCGGCGGCAACCGGTACGCGTCGAGCGAGATGTCGTGGCCGTAGCCGTGACTGAGGTGGCGCCGCTCGTCGCCGACGTGGAACCCCGTCAGCAGCCGTCCGCCCGGCGCCAGCACCCGCGCCAGCTCCGCCACCACCGGCGGCAGCTCGGCCGGTGGCGTGTGGATCAGCGAATACCACGCCACCACCCCTGCCAGTGCGCCGTCGCCGAGGTCGAGGGCGGCCATCGAGCCGACCTCGAAGCGCAGCCCCGGGTGCGTCCGGCGGGCCACCTCGACCATGCCCGGCGAGAGGTCCACGCCGAACACGTCCAGTCCGAGCGAGGCCAGGTAGCCGGTCAGCCGGCCCGGACCGCAGCCGAGATCGCCGACCGGGCCGCTCTTCCCGACCAGTTCGGCGAACGTGCCCAGCATCGCGCGGTCCCACGGGCTGTCGGCCAGGAGGTCGCGCAACTGCTCGGCGTAGGAGCCGGCGACGGTGTCGTAGGCGGCCCGGGTCTCGGTCACGAAGGCGGGTTCGGTCACGGGGCGGAACCCTATCGCCGCGGCGGCAGCTCCCGGTTCTCGGTGATCAGCCCGTGTTCGGTCGCGACGTAGTGGAAGTACGGCCGCCCGAGGTCGTCCGAGCCGGTGAACAGCGTCTTCGAGCGGCCGTCGGCCTCGGTGTTCACGCCGTTCGTGCGGGCCAGCACGCCGGAGGAGGCGAGCCACTCCCGCGACGCACGCGCCGGCCGCCAGTTCCGGCCGTCGCCGGTGAAGTCGCCCAGGACCTGAGTCATGTCCACCGAGCCCGAGATCCGCAGGTTCTGGTCGTCGGTGATGTTGGCGGTCGCGTCCGTGGTCAGCGGGTAGGACCAGGTGTGCTTGGCCGCCGACCGCACCCGGCCGTCCACTGTGGACACCGAGGTCTGCTGCCCGGAGTCGGCCTGGACGACGTGCTGGGTGAAGCCGCCGCCGGTGACGTCGTCGCTGTTGCGGTAGTCGCGGGTGCGCTCGACCCGCGTGTACACGCGGCCGGCGGAGGTGTCGACGTAGCCGGCCGTGACGTCGTCGCGGTGCGCCGTGACCGTGACGTTCACGCCGCCGGAGATGTCCTTGACCGTCGTCTGCCGGGCCGGCGCGGCCGCGACGTCGTGCCGGGTGAGGGCGCCGGACGTCTGCGCGCGGTTTTTGTCGGTGTAGAGCAGTAGCGTCGGGACGACGGTGAACTCACCGCCGATGTCCGGGAAGGAGAAGGAGAGATCATGGGTGCCGCCGTCGACGAGCCGGCCCGCGAACGGCGTCACGTCGTAGGTTTCGGCGTGCAGGCTGAAGGTGTCGATCGCCACGATCGGCCGCCACAGCTGCGGCACGATCCCGCCGGAGTAGATGTGCGGGAAGGTGAACGCGCTCCCCGCGGCCGTCCCGTCGATCGCGAAGTTCGCCTCGCGGTAGGGGCCTTTCCCGCACAGGCCGGCCGCCGGGTACTTCGCGGCGACGTCGTCGGGCACGTCGTCGAACCACTGCTCGTCGCAGGCGTGCCCTTCGAGGGTCACCTCGAGGTAGGCGCGGGTGATGTTGCGCGGCAGGTCCCGGGCGGTGAAGTGCACGGTGGGCGCGGCGGGCGTCGCGTCGGCGTG belongs to Amycolatopsis tolypomycina and includes:
- a CDS encoding RluA family pseudouridine synthase; translated protein: MRRKLRPPIPPRHGLDPARLKLPDGTWPTLLAHLVDRLPRVTPDRIEQMLREERIHGTDGPLGVDTPYAPGSFIWFHRDLPDEVPVPFAIDVVHRDEHLLVVDKPHFLATIPRGQHILETALVRLRRDLDLPHLSPAHRLDRVTAGLVMFVITPEVRGRYQTLFRDRRVHKEYEAIAPHDPALALPRTVRSRIVKDRGVLAAREVPGEPNAETYVELLEHRDGRGRYRLVPSTGRTHQLRVHLSGLGIPILGDDFYPQLREKPLGDFTKPLQLLARVLDFDDPLTGAHRRFTSARRLTAWDDPEAWAASPA
- a CDS encoding class I SAM-dependent DNA methyltransferase — its product is MTEPAFVTETRAAYDTVAGSYAEQLRDLLADSPWDRAMLGTFAELVGKSGPVGDLGCGPGRLTGYLASLGLDVFGVDLSPGMVEVARRTHPGLRFEVGSMAALDLGDGALAGVVAWYSLIHTPPAELPPVVAELARVLAPGGRLLTGFHVGDERRHLSHGYGHDISLDAYRLPPDFVAELCVAAGLVVEARLVREPQGSFEKAPQAYVLARKPA
- a CDS encoding peptide-N4-asparagine amidase; amino-acid sequence: MRIFTIVLSLVLTWVFAGAVASASPVVEGDTDNPVAIAPGVSRPDTPHCSVTLADGFRSNAADGSPQYYEGTLAPPKACPGPWAKVVMDQTVTVRGRQYDRIGDLRIGGTEVWWGTTQEPSGEGRRAITYHFDKDLTPYSALLRTPQPFHGGIENYTSAIYTGVYAQAVTLTYYQADRRHPAPEAPDHVAGFGHADATPAAPTVHFTARDLPRNITRAYLEVTLEGHACDEQWFDDVPDDVAAKYPAAGLCGKGPYREANFAIDGTAAGSAFTFPHIYSGGIVPQLWRPIVAIDTFSLHAETYDVTPFAGRLVDGGTHDLSFSFPDIGGEFTVVPTLLLYTDKNRAQTSGALTRHDVAAAPARQTTVKDISGGVNVTVTAHRDDVTAGYVDTSAGRVYTRVERTRDYRNSDDVTGGGFTQHVVQADSGQQTSVSTVDGRVRSAAKHTWSYPLTTDATANITDDQNLRISGSVDMTQVLGDFTGDGRNWRPARASREWLASSGVLARTNGVNTEADGRSKTLFTGSDDLGRPYFHYVATEHGLITENRELPPRR
- a CDS encoding DUF5313 domain-containing protein, with the protein product MLRWFGYAVGVRLPERFNDWALHDATSKHWRARYVLQRSVGILPLCAVWLLLPGSIWLRLSLVLMAALVAYFYSCAYMEESVEHRLGRQGFPHNTGRRIRAEAAEAKNAEVTARYLARYRTSPEG
- a CDS encoding cytochrome P450 → MGSLRSRFLGWVGRRYLARQSKKGFDLEKMSSLLPDSALLPLKRDGLDPVPDMAARRSEAPIGKLDLPFGMNAWLVTGYDEAKAVLGKATGFSSDFGNLVGNAGVTADQNPGGLGFADPPVHTRLRKLLTPEFTMRRLNRLAPRIDEIVAEQLDAMAATDGPVDLWQAFALPIPSLTICELLGVSYEDREDFQRLSTARFDLFGGAGASLGAMSESLTYLLDIVKKQREQPGDGLLGMLIKEHGDEIDDRELAGLADGVLTGGLETTASMLALGALVLLRDEKAMDAVRGDDESVHRFVEELLRYLTVVQMAFPRFAKEDMDIGGVHIAEGDIVLVSLSAADRDPKLGPDMETFDATREPTSHLAFSYGIHRCIGAELARMELRTAYPALIRRFPNLRLAVPEERLSFRKVSIVYGLDELPVLVD
- a CDS encoding alpha-ketoglutarate-dependent dioxygenase AlkB → MTTPALQASLFGESGPVTLHALAPRRTELGSGAWVDVQPGWLAGADEVFAELVAGVPWQAERRKMYDRVVDVPRLLCFYREAEPLPHPVLARARTELSEHYARELGEPFRTAGLCYYRDGRDSVAWHGDTIGRGSTEDTMVAILSVGTARHLTLRPRGGGESHRYALGHGDLIVMGGSCQRTWEHAVPKTTRAAGPRISIQFRPRGVR
- a CDS encoding dihydrofolate reductase family protein: MRTLISTSFVSLDGVVEAPGGEPGYRNAGWTFQDIEFDPAAYAIKGSEQEEATALLLGRVSYEAFAPVWPGMTVEFAGYNAMPKYVVSTTLEKEDLVDTWGEITILRSLDDVAALKETEGGPIIVNGSATLNRALADAGLIDRYHLLVFPVLLGAGKRLFSDSDKDKQNLKLVESEAYGNGVQKLVYDVQH